A single region of the Erythrobacter sp. HL-111 genome encodes:
- the fusA gene encoding elongation factor G — MARSHPIERYRNIGIMAHIDAGKTTTTERILYYTGKSYKIGEVHDGAATMDWMEQEQERGITITSAATTTFWRADDGKGEEHRINIIDTPGHVDFTIEVERSLRVLDGAVAVFDGVAGVEPQSETVWRQADKYKVPRMCFINKLDRTGADFYYCVQSIIDRLGATPLVLYLPIGAESDLQGVVDLVNNRGIVWESEGLGATFNYVDIPDDLKDKAAEYREKLIETAVEQDDDVMMEYLEGNEPDAATLKRLIRKGTMERAFVPVLCGSAFKNKGVQPLLDAVIDYMPSPVDVPPIEGVLPDSEEKANRPSSDDEPFAALAFKIMNDPFVGSLTFTRIYSGKLSKGSVLNSVKDKKEKIGRMLLMHSNNREDIDEAFAGDIVAIAGLKETTTGDTLCAPSAPIILERMEFPEPVIELSVEPKTKADQEKMGVALNRLAAEDPSFRVSTDHESGQTIIKGMGELHLDILVDRMRREFKVEANVGAPQVAYRESLAKEVEVTYTHKKQSGGSGQFGEAKVIVTPGERGQGIIFEDEVKGGNIPREYIPSVEKGMREQAESGHLVGFPIIDFTIRLVDGKYHDVDSSTVAFEITGRGAMREAAQKAGIKLLEPIMKVEVVTPEDYLGDVIGDLNSRRGQIQGTDSRGNAQVVEAHVPLANMFGYVNELRSFTQGRAQYTMQFSHYDEVPANVAQEVKEKLA; from the coding sequence ATGGCACGCAGCCATCCGATCGAACGCTACCGCAACATCGGTATCATGGCGCATATCGACGCCGGCAAGACCACCACGACCGAGCGGATCCTGTATTACACCGGCAAGTCCTACAAGATCGGCGAGGTGCATGACGGCGCCGCGACCATGGACTGGATGGAGCAGGAGCAGGAGCGCGGGATCACCATCACCTCGGCCGCGACCACGACCTTCTGGCGCGCCGATGACGGCAAGGGCGAAGAGCACCGCATCAACATCATCGACACGCCCGGCCACGTGGACTTCACCATCGAAGTCGAGCGTTCCCTGCGCGTACTCGACGGCGCGGTCGCCGTATTCGACGGTGTCGCGGGTGTCGAACCGCAGTCGGAAACAGTATGGCGCCAGGCGGACAAGTACAAGGTCCCCCGCATGTGCTTCATCAACAAGTTGGACCGGACCGGCGCCGACTTCTATTATTGCGTTCAGTCGATCATCGACCGTCTCGGCGCGACGCCACTTGTGCTTTACTTGCCGATCGGCGCGGAAAGCGACCTCCAGGGTGTCGTCGACCTCGTCAACAATCGCGGTATCGTGTGGGAATCCGAAGGGCTCGGCGCGACGTTCAACTATGTCGACATCCCCGACGACCTCAAGGACAAGGCCGCCGAATACCGCGAGAAGCTGATCGAGACCGCCGTCGAGCAGGACGACGACGTCATGATGGAGTACCTCGAAGGCAACGAGCCCGATGCGGCCACGCTCAAGCGGCTGATCCGCAAGGGCACGATGGAGCGTGCGTTCGTCCCCGTGCTGTGCGGTTCGGCGTTCAAGAACAAGGGCGTGCAGCCCCTGCTCGACGCCGTGATCGACTACATGCCTTCGCCCGTCGACGTGCCGCCGATCGAAGGCGTGCTGCCCGACAGCGAGGAAAAGGCCAACCGTCCCTCCTCGGACGACGAGCCTTTCGCCGCGCTGGCGTTCAAGATCATGAACGACCCCTTCGTCGGCTCGCTCACCTTCACCCGGATCTATTCGGGCAAGCTGTCGAAGGGCAGCGTGCTCAATTCGGTCAAGGACAAGAAGGAAAAGATCGGGCGCATGTTGCTCATGCACTCCAACAACCGCGAGGACATCGATGAGGCCTTCGCTGGCGACATCGTTGCGATCGCGGGCCTCAAGGAGACGACCACCGGCGACACGCTGTGCGCGCCCTCGGCTCCGATCATCCTCGAGCGGATGGAATTCCCCGAGCCGGTGATCGAGCTGTCGGTCGAACCCAAGACCAAGGCCGACCAGGAGAAGATGGGCGTCGCGCTCAACCGCCTCGCGGCCGAGGATCCGTCCTTCCGCGTGTCGACCGATCACGAAAGCGGCCAGACGATCATCAAGGGCATGGGCGAGCTTCACCTCGACATCCTCGTCGATCGCATGCGCCGCGAGTTCAAGGTCGAGGCGAATGTCGGCGCGCCGCAGGTGGCCTATCGCGAATCGCTCGCGAAGGAAGTCGAGGTCACCTACACCCACAAGAAGCAGTCGGGCGGTTCGGGCCAGTTCGGCGAGGCCAAGGTCATTGTCACCCCGGGCGAGCGCGGCCAGGGCATCATCTTCGAGGACGAGGTGAAGGGCGGCAACATCCCGCGCGAATACATCCCCTCGGTCGAGAAGGGCATGCGCGAGCAGGCCGAAAGCGGGCATCTCGTCGGCTTCCCGATCATCGACTTCACGATCCGCCTCGTCGACGGCAAGTATCACGATGTCGACTCCAGCACGGTCGCGTTCGAGATCACCGGTCGCGGCGCCATGCGCGAAGCGGCGCAGAAGGCCGGGATCAAGCTGCTCGAGCCGATCATGAAGGTCGAGGTCGTGACGCCCGAGGATTACCTCGGCGACGTGATCGGCGACCTCAACAGCCGCCGCGGCCAGATCCAGGGCACCGACAGCCGGGGCAATGCCCAGGTCGTCGAGGCGCACGTGCCGCTGGCGAACATGTTCGGATACGTCAACGAGCTGCGCTCCTTCACGCAAGGCCGCGCGCAGTACACGATGCAGTTCTCGCATTACGACGAAGTTCCGGCGAACGTCGCGCAGGAGGTCAAGGAGAAGCTTGCCTAA